From Acidimicrobiales bacterium, one genomic window encodes:
- a CDS encoding 3-deoxy-7-phosphoheptulonate synthase class II, protein MNTPWSPSSWRSFEAKHQPTWPDSGELDQALKLLADQPPLVFAGEARNLTAQLANVANGNAFLLQAGDCAESFESSADSIRDRLRVILQMAVVLTYSGGIPLVKVGRIAGQFAKPRSSPTETQGDTELPSFLGQIVNDIGFSEDERRPDPQRLLGAYNRAASTLNLLRAFTSGGYADLRQVSSWNREFVASSPAGERYAQMADEIDRALRFMNACGINGDTVPALHEVDFYTSHEALLLNYEEALTREDSLTGDWYDCSAHMLWIGERTRQLDGAHVEFLRGVQNPLGCKIGPTATPDEVLALCEALNPDKKPGRLTLIVRQGADKVTEGLPPLLAAVRDAGHPVVWACDPMHGNTYTAEGGHKTRHFDDVLREISGFFAAHAQEGTWPGGVHVELTGDAVTECLGGSDGLVDGDLSEAYETMCDPRLNGRQSVDLAFRVAELLSERA, encoded by the coding sequence GTGAACACCCCGTGGAGTCCCAGCAGCTGGCGTTCGTTCGAGGCCAAGCACCAGCCGACGTGGCCCGACTCGGGCGAGCTCGACCAGGCGCTCAAGCTCCTCGCCGACCAGCCACCACTCGTTTTTGCCGGCGAAGCCCGCAACCTCACCGCCCAACTGGCCAACGTCGCCAACGGCAACGCATTTCTCCTGCAGGCCGGTGACTGCGCCGAGTCGTTCGAGAGCTCGGCCGACTCCATTCGAGACCGTCTGCGAGTGATCCTGCAGATGGCGGTGGTCCTCACCTACTCCGGCGGGATCCCGCTGGTGAAGGTCGGCCGGATCGCCGGCCAGTTCGCCAAGCCCCGGTCCAGCCCCACGGAGACCCAGGGCGACACCGAGCTCCCCTCGTTTCTCGGTCAGATCGTCAACGACATCGGCTTCTCCGAGGACGAGCGCCGTCCCGACCCGCAGCGCCTCCTCGGCGCCTACAACCGGGCTGCGTCCACGCTCAACCTGCTCCGTGCGTTCACGAGCGGCGGCTACGCCGACTTGCGACAGGTGTCGAGCTGGAACCGCGAGTTCGTCGCCTCCTCCCCCGCCGGCGAGCGCTACGCGCAGATGGCCGACGAGATCGACCGGGCCCTTCGCTTCATGAACGCCTGCGGCATCAACGGCGACACCGTGCCGGCCCTCCACGAGGTCGACTTCTACACCTCCCACGAAGCGCTGCTGCTCAACTACGAAGAGGCGCTGACCCGCGAGGACTCCCTCACCGGCGACTGGTACGACTGCTCGGCGCACATGCTCTGGATCGGCGAGCGGACCCGTCAACTCGACGGTGCGCACGTGGAGTTCCTCCGTGGCGTGCAGAACCCGCTCGGCTGCAAGATCGGCCCGACGGCCACCCCCGACGAGGTGCTCGCGCTCTGCGAGGCGCTGAACCCCGACAAGAAGCCCGGCCGACTCACCCTCATCGTCCGGCAGGGCGCCGACAAGGTGACCGAAGGTCTGCCGCCGCTGCTCGCCGCGGTGCGCGACGCCGGACATCCCGTGGTGTGGGCCTGCGATCCGATGCACGGCAACACCTACACCGCCGAGGGCGGCCACAAGACCCGGCACTTCGACGACGTGCTCCGCGAGATCAGTGGATTCTTCGCCGCCCATGCCCAGGAGGGCACATGGCCGGGCGGTGTCCATGTCGAGCTGACCGGCGATGCCGTCACCGAGTGCCTCGGCGGGAGCGACGGGCTCGTCGACGGCGATCTCTCGGAGGCCTACGAGACCATGTGCGATCCTCGCCTCAACGGGCGCCAGTCGGTCGATTTGGCGTTCCGCGTGGCCGAGTTGCTCAGCGAGCGCGCCTGA
- a CDS encoding sigma-70 family RNA polymerase sigma factor yields the protein MSDSVGQYLNEIGAVALLNAQEERELSQVIEKGFEARARKEDGEKGRELDRAIRDAAAAKDRFIRANLRLVVSVARRYPLPPGMELLDLIQEGNLGLEHAVDKFDWRKGFKFSTYATFWIRQAIGRALDQKASLVRLPGDRSASLRAALRAVSGDGDELDDEHARLHRLTTPTSLDRTIGDDDSNELVDLLPDSNPGPEVEVMAKAEEEMVTGLLDILDERAKYAVEQRFGLGDGRKRSYREVGEDLGVTAEAARRLVKRAIHSVREHAASIADTVDAA from the coding sequence ATGAGCGATTCTGTTGGACAGTACCTGAACGAGATCGGCGCCGTTGCGCTGCTCAATGCCCAGGAAGAGCGTGAGCTCTCCCAGGTCATCGAGAAGGGCTTCGAGGCCCGTGCTCGCAAAGAAGACGGTGAGAAGGGTCGCGAACTCGATCGTGCGATCCGCGATGCCGCTGCGGCGAAGGACCGGTTCATCCGGGCCAACCTGCGCCTCGTGGTGAGCGTCGCTCGCCGTTATCCCCTCCCTCCCGGTATGGAGCTCCTGGATCTCATCCAGGAGGGCAACCTGGGTCTCGAGCACGCGGTCGACAAGTTCGACTGGCGCAAGGGCTTCAAGTTCTCCACCTACGCCACCTTCTGGATCCGCCAGGCCATCGGCCGGGCCCTCGACCAGAAGGCCTCCCTGGTCCGCCTCCCCGGCGACCGTTCCGCCTCGCTGCGTGCAGCCCTGCGGGCCGTGTCGGGCGACGGCGACGAGCTCGACGACGAACACGCCCGTCTGCACCGGCTGACCACCCCCACCAGCCTCGACCGTACGATCGGCGACGACGACTCCAACGAGCTCGTCGATCTCCTGCCCGATTCCAACCCCGGCCCCGAGGTCGAGGTCATGGCGAAGGCCGAAGAAGAGATGGTCACCGGCCTGCTCGACATCCTCGACGAGCGTGCGAAGTACGCCGTCGAGCAGCGGTTCGGCCTCGGCGACGGTCGCAAGCGCTCCTACCGTGAGGTCGGCGAAGACCTCGGCGTCACCGCCGAAGCCGCTCGTCGCCTCGTGAAGCGGGCGATCCATTCGGTCCGTGAGCACGCGGCGAGCATCGCCGACACCGTCGACGCCGCCTGA
- the nadD gene encoding nicotinate-nucleotide adenylyltransferase translates to MRIGVFGGTFDPLHNGHLMIALEVRHRLRLDRMLLVVANDPWQKADAEVTSAAIRFALVEGAVARLNRRLGHVALEASDIEIRRGGETYTADTLAALHEDDPDSELFLLVGSDAAAGLDSWKRTDEIRRGATTVVVDRGGREGGRPPEGWDHVVVDVPLMEVSSSDLRARIAEGAPVEALIPPTVIDGIRHHGLYRRNP, encoded by the coding sequence GTGAGAATCGGCGTCTTCGGGGGTACTTTCGATCCCCTGCACAACGGCCACCTCATGATCGCGCTCGAGGTTCGACACCGGCTTCGCCTCGACCGCATGCTGCTCGTCGTCGCAAACGACCCGTGGCAGAAGGCCGATGCGGAGGTGACGTCGGCGGCGATCCGTTTCGCACTGGTCGAGGGTGCCGTCGCCCGGCTCAACCGGCGTCTGGGTCACGTCGCACTCGAGGCGAGCGACATCGAGATACGCCGGGGCGGCGAGACCTACACCGCCGACACGCTCGCGGCGCTGCACGAAGATGATCCCGACAGTGAGCTGTTCCTGCTGGTCGGTTCCGACGCCGCGGCCGGCCTCGACAGCTGGAAACGCACCGACGAGATCCGGCGCGGTGCCACGACCGTCGTGGTCGACCGGGGGGGCCGTGAAGGGGGTCGACCGCCGGAGGGGTGGGATCACGTGGTGGTCGACGTGCCCCTGATGGAAGTGTCGTCGAGTGATCTCCGCGCGCGGATCGCCGAGGGTGCTCCCGTCGAGGCTCTGATCCCGCCTACGGTCATCGACGGCATCCGCCACCATGGCCTCTACCGCCGGAACCCATGA
- the rsfS gene encoding ribosome silencing factor, with translation MTSSTDEIQDLVRLAAAAADDKKAADVVIIDVGDVFAVSDYFVITSGSNPRQVHAIVDAIEERLARDGGPSPVRVEGKEAREWVLMDYGSFVVHVFHQEQRDFYQLEKLWGDRPRLEWEPVRTPELG, from the coding sequence GTGACGAGTTCGACCGACGAGATCCAGGACCTGGTCAGGCTCGCGGCTGCGGCGGCGGACGACAAGAAGGCGGCCGATGTCGTCATCATCGATGTGGGCGACGTGTTCGCCGTCTCCGACTACTTCGTCATCACGAGCGGTTCGAACCCCCGGCAGGTGCACGCGATCGTCGACGCCATCGAGGAGCGGCTCGCTCGTGACGGGGGTCCGAGTCCGGTGCGGGTGGAGGGCAAGGAAGCGCGCGAGTGGGTGCTGATGGACTACGGGTCGTTCGTGGTCCATGTCTTCCACCAGGAGCAGCGCGATTTCTACCAACTCGAGAAGCTGTGGGGCGACCGGCCCCGGCTCGAGTGGGAACCGGTGCGCACGCCCGAACTGGGTTGA
- a CDS encoding alpha/beta hydrolase: protein MPSAEEIQQDRRLDPRVKRMLKALPATPLRDAAGRDELVAAANSPRGLAIRAAVTASMEKNDVEALAPSVGLRWETLEFTSTPDGNRVRFNWIRPRGDDVVPAVVYLHGGGMMTGSAFDGNYRAFGKLVAAHGVGVAMIEFRNCLVPSSSGEEIAPYPGGLNDCVSAVRWVAGHADELGIDASRVVVAGESGGGNLTLATGMRLLREGDVELVSGLYALCPYIAGRWPQARLPSTIENNGIFVTLGSNRERLAYGIEAFEARDPLAWPLFATVDDVAGLPPVMISVNEADPLRDEGIEFYRLLLEAGVAARCRQVMGTMHGTELMPMICPDISRDTARDLAGFTIDS from the coding sequence ATGCCGAGCGCCGAGGAGATCCAGCAGGATCGCCGCCTCGATCCGCGGGTGAAGCGGATGCTGAAGGCGCTGCCCGCGACGCCGCTGCGTGATGCGGCCGGCCGCGACGAGCTCGTGGCCGCCGCCAACTCGCCGCGTGGACTGGCGATTCGGGCGGCGGTCACTGCATCGATGGAGAAGAACGACGTGGAAGCGCTCGCGCCGTCGGTGGGGTTGCGTTGGGAGACGCTGGAGTTCACGTCGACCCCTGACGGCAACCGCGTGCGGTTCAATTGGATCCGACCCCGAGGCGACGACGTGGTGCCGGCGGTCGTCTACCTCCACGGCGGCGGGATGATGACGGGTTCTGCCTTCGACGGGAACTATCGGGCGTTCGGCAAGCTCGTCGCCGCCCACGGCGTCGGTGTGGCGATGATCGAGTTCCGCAACTGCCTCGTGCCGTCGAGCAGTGGGGAGGAGATCGCCCCGTATCCCGGCGGGCTCAACGACTGTGTGTCCGCCGTTCGATGGGTCGCCGGGCATGCCGACGAGCTCGGGATCGACGCCTCGCGGGTCGTCGTGGCGGGGGAGAGCGGGGGCGGCAACCTGACGCTGGCCACGGGCATGCGGCTGCTGCGGGAGGGCGACGTTGAGCTGGTCTCCGGTCTCTACGCCCTGTGTCCCTACATCGCCGGTCGCTGGCCTCAGGCGCGCCTGCCGTCGACCATCGAGAACAACGGCATCTTCGTCACCTTGGGCAGCAACCGGGAACGTCTGGCCTACGGCATCGAGGCGTTCGAGGCACGGGACCCGCTCGCCTGGCCGCTGTTCGCCACCGTCGACGACGTGGCCGGCCTCCCGCCGGTCATGATCAGCGTCAACGAGGCCGATCCGCTGCGCGACGAGGGCATCGAGTTCTACCGATTGCTCCTCGAGGCCGGGGTGGCGGCCCGGTGCCGTCAGGTGATGGGGACGATGCACGGCACCGAGTTGATGCCGATGATCTGTCCCGACATCTCCCGCGACACTGCCCGTGACCTGGCCGGATTCACGATCGACAGTTGA
- a CDS encoding DUF4389 domain-containing protein, translated as MSDLPAPTADDMYVVDSPYEIANWRPLAQWVLYIPHGLILQALRAVESVVFLVYWLVFLFTGKLNPGLYGFLGMYERYSSRANGFLVGFSETYPGFDFTQGPADNGAYPPIRLHLPELPPVDPPRKAAANILLAIPHYIVIAVFGIGAVVVAVIAWFAVLFTGRWPEGMRDFLVRFANYYYRVWAYVSMVRPTEYPRFGL; from the coding sequence ATGTCCGATCTGCCTGCCCCGACCGCCGACGACATGTATGTCGTCGATTCACCCTACGAGATCGCGAACTGGCGGCCGCTGGCGCAGTGGGTCCTCTACATCCCGCACGGGCTGATCCTCCAGGCCCTGCGGGCCGTGGAGAGCGTCGTGTTCCTCGTGTACTGGCTCGTCTTCCTCTTCACCGGGAAGCTCAACCCGGGTCTGTACGGGTTCCTCGGGATGTACGAGCGCTACAGCAGCCGCGCCAACGGGTTCCTGGTGGGGTTCTCCGAGACCTACCCCGGGTTCGATTTCACCCAGGGGCCGGCCGACAACGGCGCCTACCCGCCGATTCGCCTCCACCTTCCGGAGTTGCCTCCGGTCGATCCGCCCCGCAAGGCGGCGGCCAACATCTTGCTGGCCATCCCGCACTACATCGTGATCGCCGTGTTCGGGATCGGTGCCGTCGTCGTGGCGGTCATCGCGTGGTTCGCAGTGCTGTTCACCGGTCGTTGGCCCGAGGGCATGCGCGACTTCCTCGTCCGATTCGCGAACTACTACTACCGGGTCTGGGCCTACGTCTCGATGGTGCGGCCCACCGAGTACCCCCGCTTCGGGCTCTGA